One Pseudoalteromonas sp. UG3-2 DNA window includes the following coding sequences:
- a CDS encoding DUF1289 domain-containing protein, translating into MEQIEIFEIPSPCKGICQVNNRGYCKGCYRSREERFAWNSLSNEQKRKVIALCQQRYKRYLQKQAKAQQSDVASGENFKFDI; encoded by the coding sequence ATGGAACAGATAGAAATATTTGAGATCCCCAGTCCGTGTAAGGGGATCTGTCAGGTTAATAATCGTGGCTATTGTAAAGGCTGCTATCGCAGCCGTGAGGAACGTTTTGCCTGGAATTCATTAAGCAACGAACAAAAGCGCAAAGTCATTGCCCTGTGCCAACAGCGTTATAAACGCTACTTACAAAAGCAAGCCAAGGCACAACAATCCGATGTCGCAAGTGGGGAAAACTTCAAATTTGATATTTAG